The DNA sequence GTAGACAAAGGAGTGAATGCCATAGATATTGCTCCGAGGGCTGAAATGCTTTATCTGATCAATGGCGAAAAAAACAGTTTCACAACCATTTCCGTCAGCTTCATCAGAGAGATCAACACTGCCGGAGCCCCCATCCGCGGTCCGGAAAATGCCCCGGTAACCATCGCCCTGTTCACTGATTTCGAATGTCCATACTGCAGCAAGATTGAACCTTTGATTGCTCAGGTTCTTGAAAGGAATCCCAAAAATGTAAGACTGGCCTTCAAAAATATGCCTCTGCAGTTTCATAAATTTGCAGATCCTGCCGCACGCGCCGCACTCGCTGCTGAAAAGCAGGGAAAATTCTGGGAATTTCACGATGAACTTTTCTCCGCCGAAAAACTCAGTAACAAAGTTATTGAAGACATAGCCGTTAAATTGGATCTTGATCTGGAACAATGGAAAAAAGATATGGAATCCCCGGTAATCCGGCAAAAAGTTCATACCGACATCCAGGATGCACAAAAAGCCGGAGTTACCGGCACCCCCACCATTTTTATAAACGGTAGACTTCTGCAAGACAGAAGCCTACAGGGATTTCAGCGGATTATTGATGAAGAATTAGACAAGAAATAACAACGAACTTCCTAAGCTCGATCTATGTCGTTGTGGATCGAGCTTTCTCGGGGTCTGCGTCAAGTGGCAGAGTCCATCTCGGCAACTTCAATGAATTTTTACAAAATTATCAACAAATGACAAACGATTTCAGCTGTGATCTACACTTCTCGGATAACAGTAGTGCTGCATTGCTTTTTGGTGATTTGAACAGGAACCTTCAAACTATAGAAAAAGTCGCGGGCCTGAAGATAAATGCTCGCGGCAATGACCTTAATATTGTCGGTCAGGAACATGAGGTCAAGCTGGTCAAAGATCTGCTGCAGCAACTTTATGACATGATCGGCAAGGGTTATCCGGTATATTCATCGGATATCGCCTTTGGCCTGCGGATTCTCGAATCCACACCATCGGCAAAGCTTGATAAGATTTTTCTTGATAAGGTATACGTGACCACGCAGCACCGGGTCATATCTCCCAAGACCAGGAATCAAAAAATATATATAGATGCCATTCGCCAAAACGATATTGTCTTCGGCATCGGCCCCGCAGGTACCGGCAAGACCTATCTGGCTGTGGCCATGGCCGTTTCGGCCCTGGTCAATAACCAGGTCAGATCAATCATTCTGACAAGGCCGGCGATCGAAGCAGGCGAAAAGCTTGGTTTCCTGCCGGGGGATCTGGCCCAGAAAGTGAATCCTTATCTGCGGCCTCTTCACGATGCCCTTAATGATATGTTGGGGGCCGATAAATGTGCCGATTTGATCGAAAGAGGAATAATAGAGATAGCGCCGCTGGCTTTCATGCGCGGCAGAACGCTCTCGAATGCCTTTGTCATACTCGATGAAGCGCAAAACACCACCAAAGAACAGATGAAGATGTTCCTGACCAGAATCGGCTTTGACTCTCTGGCGGTGATAACCGGAGACTCCACCCAGGTCGATCTTCCCATACCCAAGCATTCCGGTCTTCTTGAAGCCAGGAAAATACTGAAGAACATAGCCGGCATACAGTTTTGCAGCTTTGCCAAGGAAGACGTGGTCCGCCACCCTCTTGTGCAAAAAATTATCGAGGCTTATGAAAACCGGAAGTAACGGGGTGATCGGAAAGTAAAGGGCAGACTTTTACAACATTGACAGTCTCATTTCTACAGGAACAATAACTTCAAAAATGTCTGTTGTTATCTCCAATCATTACGGCTCTAAACTGCCGTTGCCCGAAACAAAAATCCGGTACATTGCCGAGAAGCTATTAAGGGAGGTGGGCTTTGCCAGGCACACTCTCTCGATTTTGCTCACCGACGATACGGAAATACGCAGACTTAATCATACTTACCGCAATATAGACAAGGCGACAAACGTGCTCTCTTTTCCGTTTGCCGATGGCCTTGAAGAAGATCTTTCTGCGCTTCCCATTCAGGAGCTTGGCGATATCGTCATCTCACTGGATACGGCGGCAAAAGAGGCAGAGGAGTATGATCAAAGGCTGATTTACAGAATAGCCTGGCTGACAGCCCATGGCCTCCTCCATTTACTAGGCTATGATCACGAACGTTCTCCGAAAGACGCCGAGTTAATGTTTGAAAAGGAGAAGGATTTACTCGAAAAAGTGTTTATCAACAGGAGCCGAACAATGCCACAACTTGCCATCAATGTAGATCATGTCGCCACCATCCGCCAGGCTCGAGGAGGGCGGGAACCCGACCCTGTTTTTGCAGCTTCGCTATGCGAGCTTGCAGGCGCAAGTGGAATTGTTGTTCATCTAAGAGAGGATAGGCGCCACATTCAGGATAGTGATGTCTATCTCCTTAGGAAAACAATCAAGACAAAACTTAACCTTGAAATGGGCGCTAATAAGGAAATTATCGATATCGCCCTGGATATTGTTCCGGATATGATCACCCTTGTTCCGGAAAAACGGCAGGAGCTGACTACTGAAGGCGGCCTCGACGTTATTTCTCAGAAGAAAAAACTAGCCAGGGTGGTACAAAAATTCGCTGAGGCTGATATTCCCGTTTCCATCTTTATCGATCCCGATTCCGAACAAATACGCGCTTCTTATGATATCGGGGCCAAATATGTGGAAATTCACACCGGCCGCTACTGCGATGCCATCAATGAAGAACAGATGCGCCAGGAGTTTTTCTTCATTGCCGATGCAGCAGAGGAAGCACACCAGCTTGGACTTATCGTCAATGCAGGACACGGCCTGGATTACCGGAATACCGCTCTAATAGCAGCACTCGACACCATAGATGAGTTGTCCATCGGACATGCAATTATATCGCGGGCTGTTTTTACCGGACTTGAACAGGCAGTCAAAGATATGCAGATTATCATCCTGAACGCGCAAAGCCTGCAACTTTAGCATTATTTAAATCTCTAATATTTTGAAATCTACCATTGTGATGTCGGTCCATCCGATTTTGAACGGCCTCGGAATGATCGTGTGATGAGGATTCAGGGGAATAGAAACCCATTCATTGACAATCCCGGCTGGGCTAATCTTATTTGGCAAGAGCAAGTCCATTAATCGAATAAGGATAAATAATCCATTTTTATATGAGATTGAGATGCTCATCGATAACCTACTGTCTCGAATTGCATTGCTTTTGTTAGCTTTTCGAAGCACTCCAACTTCGTATATACAGTAGTCATCTTTACATGATGCAACTACTTTTACAGGAATATTGCCGGTGAACATAGATGCCAATCCTATTGCAGAAACAAGCCGCATTTACGTATAATGCAAGAATATTTGACAATTAAAAGCTCTATTATTCAAACAAAATTATCGTTTAATGTGGAGAGGAGAGTGCTATGGAAGCGACCCAGATGGACCAAATACACGAAGATATCGTAGAGACAATACGTGAACCCCTTTTGATACTGGATCAAGACCTCAGGGTGATCTTAGCCAGCCGTTCCTTCTATGAATTTTTCAAGGTAAAACCTGAAGAGACTGTGGGGCAGCTTATATATGACTTGGGCAACAAACAATGGGATATCCCAAAGTTGCGTGAACTGCTGGAAAAAATCCTTCCCCAAAAAAACCCTTTTAACAACTATGAGGTTGCACACGATTTCGCCAGCATCGGCAGGCGCACAATGCTGTTGAACGCCCGACAAATTGAACAAGCGATGGGCAAGAAACGGATCATCCTCCTGGCTATTGAGGACATTACCGAGCGTAAAAAGATAGAAGACGGCCTCGAAAAGACCCGAAAAGAACTGGCGATCATCAAAAAAACCGCAGATGAAGCCAGGGAATTTGCTGAGAGCATTATAAACACCGTGCGTGAACCCTTAATTTCCTTGGATCAAGACCTCAGGGTGGTCGCTGTCAGCCGTTCCTTCTATGAATTTTTCAAGGTAAAACCTGAAGAGACTGTGGGGCAGCTTATATATGACTTGGGCAACAAACAATGGGATATCCCAAAGTTGCGTGAACTGCTGGAAAAAATCCTTCCCCAAAAAAACCCTTTTAACAACTATGAGGTTGCACACGATTTCGCCAGCATCGGCAGGCGCACAATGCTGTTGAACGCCCGACAAATTGAACAAGCGATGGGCAAGAAACGGATCATCCTCCTGGCTATTGAGGACATTACCGAGCGTAAGCGGGCAGAAGAACAAAAGGACAGTTTAGTTTCGGATCTTCAAAAAGCATTATCAGAGGTAAAGACTTTGCGAGGTTTTCTACCCATCTGCGCTAACTGTAAAAACATACGTAATGATAAAGGGTACTGGGAACAAATTGAAAACTATATTCATGATCGCTCTGATGCCGAATTTAGCCACAGCATTTGCCCTGAGTGTGCAAAAAAGCTTTATCCGGATTTTGACTTATATACCACTAAGGAGTGATTGGCAGCACAACCAAGCTCATTCAGTCGACGCAAAAGTCCGCGCCGCTGATTTATTCGTTAACATTGCCACCTCGAAGTTCTGAATATCCTACCAGTACCTCTATTTAACCTTATTCCTGATAATGTAGGGACGGCTAAGCATAAAGAATTGCCCAGAAATGGAGCAACTGGCAACCCAAGATTTCCAAAGATTCCCTCTGATGTCTCATACCACCAAATAGATCTTGGGGTATACTAAAATTCTGGCGGTTCCCAAAAGCTCCTAACAAAAACAGGAGCAGCAATATGAAATTTTTTTAAGCAATCCCAGAGGCGGTATCACCGCACCAACTCCAAAAATTTCTTGAATGGGCAAAGAAAAGCAACTAGATTGCCGGACACTAATGGATAGAAGAAAGAAGATCGCATGATTATTTGGGCAAGATTACAAGCTCATGCGCTATCACATATCACCTACGATATAAAGAAGGACAATATGAAAAAGCTAGTTTTACTGTTATTTCCATTGATCACATTGTTTACGTTACAGCTGAGTGGAGCAAAATCTGAGCCATTGCATACAGACTACCCTCATTGGAATTTTGAAAACAGTAAAACATACAGCAAACTCGAAAGAATTAATTCCTTTATAGAACAAAACAGGAACAAAGAATTTCTGGCGATATTTGACTGGGATGGAACCATCTATAACGAACACATTCCTGTTAAGGAGTTGAATGACGCGAGATATTCAGGACAGGCTGCATATCATATTTGGACAGCAATAAACAGCGACGCCTTTCCTTTTAAACCTTTTCCAATGTTCTGGACTAAAGATGGCAAATTCGCTGAGAATGTAATTGAGAAGAACAATTTTCTTGAGGGGCATGCAAATGTAACAGCTAACGGTTACAGCAAGTTTACACAAATACCACTTTTTACCTCCGGGATGACTCCTCAAGAGTTCGAAATAACAATCGATGAATATCTTAAACAGTACAGGCCAGATCAATATGCTTTTTTGCCGATGCTCGATGTTCTACAAAAAATGCTGGATGAAGGTGTAAATGTTTGGATAATTACTGGAAGCAATCACTACTTTGTCGGTTATGTGCTCAAGTATATACAGGAAAATATAAAATATTCAGGTGATAAATACTATAATTTTCAAAGTATCCTCTCACCAACGGAAAAAAGTGTGATGCATATCGCCGGAAATGGCATGAAATTAATGCATAACAAGAGATTTTCCGCAGTATACGATAATACGTTTACTCAAAATCCTGAGAAAAAGCTTTATATCGTCGATAGGGAGGGAAAGGAAATTGTAGTCAAAAACCTTGAAAAATGGTCAAAGGCAAAAACCTTATTTGTTGCCGGCAACAGTGACGGGGATTTGTGGGATTCTGAGTATATTCTTGAGAGGAGCACCAAAGGTTTTGGAATTGCGGTGAACCCTACTCAGGGAAGTAAGCTTAGGAATTTTTCTAAGCATCATGAAAAACAGATAGTTTTGCTTAACGCCAAGGATTTATTATCTCAACAACAATAGGGATCTGCCAGGACCAATATTCTAAATGCCAAGATAAATTCTGGAAGGTTCACCGGCATCCCCGCCTTATCTTTCCGAGCAGGAAGAGAGGGGTGAAAAACGCCCACCTGGTGACCGTACCGCTGGGCAGAGGCGGCATCCAGGTAGCTATGAAAAAGGTAGTCGATCAACTCGGCATTAAAAAAAAATCTCCTGCCACTCGCTTAGGCACTCCTTTGCAACGCATCTGCTGGAGGCTGGCGTTGATTTCCTCGAGTTACAAAAAATCCTGGGGCATGTCTGTGTTCTGACCACATCACGCTACACCCATCTCACTTCAAAGACCAAAAACAACGCCTGCCAGGCGATCAACTCCCTGGTAGACACCCTTGATATCCGCTGGGGAGGTGCAAAATGATCCTCCTCTCTGCCATCATAGATGAATTTGAGAACGGTTTCCTTTCGCAATATAAAACTCTACTGCCCGGCCATAGAAAAGCCCTGCATACGATAAAGCGGTGCAGAAAAGAGCATGGTCCGCACATGCTGGCTAAGTGCACCGGTCATGATTGTGAGAGCCGGATGTATATTCCCCATTCCTGCGGGCACAGAAATTGCCCCCATTGCCAGAACCACGAAAACTGGCAATGGATCGAAAATCAAATGGAGAAACGACTGCCGGCTCCGTATTATTTTATGTGCCAAGGGTAAAATAAAATACGGCCTCCTTGTCGATCTCTCCCTCTGCCCAAATTTCTCCACCATGGCGTTTGATCACTCTGTGGACAATGGAAAGTCCGATACCCGTCCCGGGGAATCCACTTTCGCTGTGCAACCGCTGAAACGGCTGAAATAGCCTGTGGGCTTGCTCCATGGGAAATCCCGTACCGTTGTCGCGAAGGAAGAACACCATTTTTCCATTTTTTTGACAACTGCCAAACTCTATGTTTGCTTCAGCCTTTTTACCAGTATATTTCCAGGCGTTGTTAAGAAGATTAGCCAACGCTATGTTGATGAGCTGCGCATCCCCTCGCGCTTTGAGATCATTGGCAATACGAATTTCGACATGTCTTTCCGGATACTGCTGTCCAAGCTCTCTAGCCACGGCTTTGGCCATGGAACTCAGATCGATTTCCTGAATGACCACCTCTTGCCTGGAGATGCGTGACAAACGCAATATGTCATCAATCAGAATGTTCATTTTACCAGCCCCTGCGGTGATTCTCTGCAGATATTCATTCGCCTTGCCGTCCAGTTGCCCGGTATGGTTGCGCAAGAGGGAGCTGAAGCCGATTATGGCGCGCAGCGGAGCACGCAGATCATGGGAGACGGAATAAGAGAATGCCTCAAGTTCCTTATTCGCGGCTTCAAGGGCCTCCTCGGCTTTTTTACGCTCTGTAATATCATTTGCAGCGCCGAACCATTCTAATATCTCGCCCTTGTCGTCCAATAGTGGAACCGCCTGCGAATACACCCACCCTATAGAGCCGTCTGCTTTAATTATTCGATGTTCAAGTTTGAATACACCTCGGGTTCTTATTGCCTCATTTGTGGCTTTATATACCCGTGGCTGCTCTTCAAGAGGAATATATTCATGAAGCCAGTTACGGTTGTTATTGTCTGTGTCGGTGAGAAAATTTTGGCTCCGAAGTCGTCGCATTTCACTCCAATCGGAGTTCATAGAATATAAAACGTCTGAACTGGCCGCTGTCAGCGCTCGGAGACGCTTGTCACTCTCGCGTAGGTCTTCCTCTGATTTGCGTTGTTCGGTCAGGTCATGAACCGATAAGAAGATGAGCCTTTCTCCGCCGGCTGTATCAACCATCGTACCGTTGTAGGAAAAGACCTTTTCCCAGCCCTGGTCGCGCCGTCGGATACGCAGTTCGAGGCCGCGCAACGTTTCGCCTCGCTTTATCCGCCGCATTGGCCATTCGTCAAACTCCAGCAAGCGATTACCGTCGGGAGTCAGCAGGTCGTACGTGGCCGAAGTCTTTTCCAATGACTCGATGCCCTCTTCGGGGCGTGTGAAGCCATGCATTTTGCGTGCGGCCGGATTCCAATAGATAATCTGTTCGTCCTCGGAAGCAATGATAACACCTTCCTGGAAGTGCTCGAGCGCCAGGTTCCAGCGCTCTTCGCTGCGCTGAAGGGCCTCCTCAGCCTGCTTGCGTTCGGTGATATCCTCAATGATGGCAATTTCGTAGTCAGGGACGCCCTGTGCATTGCGCACGAGCGACAGTGTGAGCCTACCCCACACATGGTTTCCATTTTTATGAATGAAACGCTTCTCCACGATATAGCTTTCCAGTTCCCCGGCTGCCATTTTTTGAAAGGGAACAAGGTCCAGTGCGAGATCGTCTGGATGAGTAATCAGCGGCCAGGGGATTCGTTGCAGCTCTTCATTGGTATAGCCGAGCATCCGGCTGAAGGTGTCGTTTATCTCTATCCAGCGAGCGTCGTGGAAACTGACTCTGCCTATACCGACAGCTGCCTGCTCGAAGATGGACCGGAATTTCTCTTCACTTTCCCGAAGGACTTCTTCTTTTCGTTTAGGCTCGGTGATATCGCTCAAAACACTAATAAGCCGAATCACCTCGCCTTTGTTATTATATTCGAATTTCCCGAAACACTCTATCCAGCGCCACTGGCAATCATTGAGGCGTCTGATACGATACTTCCCTGTGAATGGAGTATGGTTCTGCACACTCGCCATGATCTCCTGATGGAGACGAGGTA is a window from the Desulfopila inferna genome containing:
- a CDS encoding endonuclease translates to MYHCDVGPSDFERPRNDRVMRIQGNRNPFIDNPGWANLIWQEQVH
- a CDS encoding PhoH family protein; translated protein: MTNDFSCDLHFSDNSSAALLFGDLNRNLQTIEKVAGLKINARGNDLNIVGQEHEVKLVKDLLQQLYDMIGKGYPVYSSDIAFGLRILESTPSAKLDKIFLDKVYVTTQHRVISPKTRNQKIYIDAIRQNDIVFGIGPAGTGKTYLAVAMAVSALVNNQVRSIILTRPAIEAGEKLGFLPGDLAQKVNPYLRPLHDALNDMLGADKCADLIERGIIEIAPLAFMRGRTLSNAFVILDEAQNTTKEQMKMFLTRIGFDSLAVITGDSTQVDLPIPKHSGLLEARKILKNIAGIQFCSFAKEDVVRHPLVQKIIEAYENRK
- a CDS encoding site-specific integrase, whose translation is MEAGVDFLELQKILGHVCVLTTSRYTHLTSKTKNNACQAINSLVDTLDIRWGGAK
- a CDS encoding thioredoxin domain-containing protein; this encodes MDFKKILAALSILTAALCSPVIGATNMQDSSSNLDWQVLNQWQLPQSPVDIVHSLDGKYVFVLTSEHNVLVYTADGKLEGTIPVDKGVNAIDIAPRAEMLYLINGEKNSFTTISVSFIREINTAGAPIRGPENAPVTIALFTDFECPYCSKIEPLIAQVLERNPKNVRLAFKNMPLQFHKFADPAARAALAAEKQGKFWEFHDELFSAEKLSNKVIEDIAVKLDLDLEQWKKDMESPVIRQKVHTDIQDAQKAGVTGTPTIFINGRLLQDRSLQGFQRIIDEELDKK
- a CDS encoding PAS domain-containing protein; this encodes MEATQMDQIHEDIVETIREPLLILDQDLRVILASRSFYEFFKVKPEETVGQLIYDLGNKQWDIPKLRELLEKILPQKNPFNNYEVAHDFASIGRRTMLLNARQIEQAMGKKRIILLAIEDITERKKIEDGLEKTRKELAIIKKTADEAREFAESIINTVREPLISLDQDLRVVAVSRSFYEFFKVKPEETVGQLIYDLGNKQWDIPKLRELLEKILPQKNPFNNYEVAHDFASIGRRTMLLNARQIEQAMGKKRIILLAIEDITERKRAEEQKDSLVSDLQKALSEVKTLRGFLPICANCKNIRNDKGYWEQIENYIHDRSDAEFSHSICPECAKKLYPDFDLYTTKE
- a CDS encoding pyridoxine 5'-phosphate synthase codes for the protein MSVVISNHYGSKLPLPETKIRYIAEKLLREVGFARHTLSILLTDDTEIRRLNHTYRNIDKATNVLSFPFADGLEEDLSALPIQELGDIVISLDTAAKEAEEYDQRLIYRIAWLTAHGLLHLLGYDHERSPKDAELMFEKEKDLLEKVFINRSRTMPQLAINVDHVATIRQARGGREPDPVFAASLCELAGASGIVVHLREDRRHIQDSDVYLLRKTIKTKLNLEMGANKEIIDIALDIVPDMITLVPEKRQELTTEGGLDVISQKKKLARVVQKFAEADIPVSIFIDPDSEQIRASYDIGAKYVEIHTGRYCDAINEEQMRQEFFFIADAAEEAHQLGLIVNAGHGLDYRNTALIAALDTIDELSIGHAIISRAVFTGLEQAVKDMQIIILNAQSLQL
- a CDS encoding PAS domain S-box protein, translated to MEMQKLTQFSIDVTAEMITWFTQDGRICYANAATCDNLGYEREELLNMTIYDVLPVLTMEQFEQQWQQLREKKSAILQTTYHRKNGSEYEVELVLDHAVFEGKEYIFSYARGSGNHNKTEQDLRKNLSFHRQALESIPGMVFTTRPDGYCDYQSRQWEEFTGVPTSEHLGDGWNQLLHPDDQARALAAWQSAVTGKSLYDLEYRVRRHDGLYVWFRVIGRPIKDDQGLIVRWFGVAMNIEELKQAEQALRESELRYRTVGEAIPYGIWQADLAGACTFVSDSFLEMTGMTLPQLLQFGWLQLLPPEDRQPTREHWLRCIKSGEDFQREHCFRAKDGSMRHVLAIGRPVHNDHGEIDCWVGINLDITERKRAENMLMEREKRLRLATDAAQLGVFEWDVQNDRPIWDNQRMFEIFGLSPQDPPVDSERFEREVVHPKDIPRLHQEIMASVQNHTPFTGKYRIRRLNDCQWRWIECFGKFEYNNKGEVIRLISVLSDITEPKRKEEVLRESEEKFRSIFEQAAVGIGRVSFHDARWIEINDTFSRMLGYTNEELQRIPWPLITHPDDLALDLVPFQKMAAGELESYIVEKRFIHKNGNHVWGRLTLSLVRNAQGVPDYEIAIIEDITERKQAEEALQRSEERWNLALEHFQEGVIIASEDEQIIYWNPAARKMHGFTRPEEGIESLEKTSATYDLLTPDGNRLLEFDEWPMRRIKRGETLRGLELRIRRRDQGWEKVFSYNGTMVDTAGGERLIFLSVHDLTEQRKSEEDLRESDKRLRALTAASSDVLYSMNSDWSEMRRLRSQNFLTDTDNNNRNWLHEYIPLEEQPRVYKATNEAIRTRGVFKLEHRIIKADGSIGWVYSQAVPLLDDKGEILEWFGAANDITERKKAEEALEAANKELEAFSYSVSHDLRAPLRAIIGFSSLLRNHTGQLDGKANEYLQRITAGAGKMNILIDDILRLSRISRQEVVIQEIDLSSMAKAVARELGQQYPERHVEIRIANDLKARGDAQLINIALANLLNNAWKYTGKKAEANIEFGSCQKNGKMVFFLRDNGTGFPMEQAHRLFQPFQRLHSESGFPGTGIGLSIVHRVIKRHGGEIWAEGEIDKEAVFYFTLGT